The Bradyrhizobium sp. WBAH42 genome includes a window with the following:
- a CDS encoding ABC transporter permease, which produces MLAFTLRRAVQAIGVMFAVGIIAFSMFRFAGDPVNQIVSIDTSAAERAIVRKSLGLDDPVPVQFVRYFADAAQFKFGVSYQFRQPVAALLMERMPATLELAICATVFAMVCGILMGVYSALKRDTVLAKLFQAVSLIGISLPTFLIGILLIYLFAVTLGWLPSFGRGEVVKLGWWTTGLLTLSGLKALIMPSITLGLFQMTLIMRLVRAEMLEVLRTDYIRFARARGLTTRAIHFGHALKNTLIPVITVAGLQFGSVIAFSIITETVFQWPGMGLLFVQAVQNVDIPIMAAYLLMVSLIFVTINLVVDILYTVVDPRLRSTVGRAA; this is translated from the coding sequence ATGCTCGCTTTCACGCTTCGCCGCGCCGTTCAGGCCATCGGCGTCATGTTCGCCGTCGGCATCATCGCGTTCTCGATGTTCCGTTTCGCCGGCGACCCCGTCAATCAGATCGTCTCGATCGACACCTCGGCAGCCGAACGCGCGATCGTGCGCAAGTCGCTCGGCCTCGACGACCCCGTGCCGGTGCAGTTCGTGCGCTATTTCGCCGATGCGGCGCAGTTCAAGTTCGGCGTCTCCTACCAGTTCCGTCAGCCGGTCGCGGCCCTGTTGATGGAGCGCATGCCCGCGACGCTGGAACTTGCGATCTGTGCGACCGTGTTTGCAATGGTTTGCGGCATCCTGATGGGCGTCTATTCGGCGCTCAAGCGCGATACCGTGCTGGCCAAATTATTCCAGGCGGTCTCGCTGATCGGCATCTCGCTGCCGACCTTTCTGATCGGCATTCTCCTGATCTATCTGTTCGCGGTGACATTGGGCTGGTTGCCCTCGTTCGGCCGCGGTGAGGTGGTCAAGCTCGGCTGGTGGACGACGGGCCTGCTGACGCTATCGGGACTGAAGGCGCTGATCATGCCTTCGATCACGCTCGGCCTGTTCCAGATGACCCTGATCATGCGCCTGGTGCGCGCGGAGATGCTGGAAGTGCTGCGGACCGACTATATCCGTTTCGCCCGCGCGAGGGGACTGACCACGCGTGCGATCCATTTCGGCCACGCGCTGAAGAACACGCTGATTCCGGTGATCACCGTAGCCGGGCTTCAATTTGGCTCGGTTATTGCATTTTCGATCATCACCGAAACCGTGTTCCAATGGCCCGGCATGGGGCTTCTGTTCGTCCAGGCCGTGCAAAACGTCGATATTCCGATCATGGCCGCCTACCTGCTGATGGTTTCACTGATCTTCGTTACCATCAATCTGGTGGTCGATATTCTCTACACGGTGGTCGATCCGCGCCTGCGCTCGACCGTCGGTCGCGCCGCATAA
- a CDS encoding DUF6489 family protein, whose amino-acid sequence MKVNIEIDCTPLEARQFFGLPDVGPMQTAVMDKLQQQVLSNIEKVSPESLIQSWFTFDPKIAERFQDMFVAMAGLGGPRSGDKKK is encoded by the coding sequence ATGAAGGTTAACATCGAAATCGACTGCACCCCCCTTGAGGCCCGCCAGTTCTTCGGTCTGCCTGACGTGGGGCCGATGCAGACGGCGGTGATGGACAAGCTGCAGCAGCAGGTGCTCAGTAACATCGAGAAGGTCTCGCCGGAATCGCTGATCCAGAGCTGGTTCACCTTCGATCCCAAGATCGCCGAGCGGTTTCAGGACATGTTCGTCGCGATGGCCGGCCTCGGCGGCCCGCGCAGCGGCGACAAGAAAAAATAG
- a CDS encoding ABC transporter ATP-binding protein: MTEPVLSVRDLHVEFASRRGTLRAIDGVSFDIAKGEVLGVVGESGAGKSVTGLAVIGLIDPPGRIAGGEIHLAGLRIDNLPPEEMRRVRGKRIGMIFQDPLTSLNPLYKVGDQIVETIRTHLSLSESAARRRAIDLLAEVGIPAPEKRIDGYPHEFSGGMRQRVVIALAICAEPELIIADEPTTALDVSVQAQIISLIKRLGRDHGTAVMLVTHDMGVIAETSDRVAVMYAGRVAEIGPVQDVVKNPLHPYAKGLMGAIPTLAGEDKRLVQIPGSMPRLSAIPRGCSFNPRCAFAFDRCRVDRPEPLPRGAQSVACHLYDDVPAESVA, from the coding sequence ATGACCGAACCCGTCCTTTCCGTACGCGATCTTCACGTGGAGTTCGCCTCCCGCCGCGGCACGCTGCGCGCCATCGACGGCGTCTCCTTCGACATCGCCAAGGGCGAGGTGCTCGGGGTCGTCGGCGAGTCCGGAGCCGGCAAGTCCGTCACCGGCCTCGCGGTAATCGGCCTGATCGATCCGCCCGGCCGCATCGCCGGCGGCGAGATTCATCTCGCGGGCCTGCGCATCGATAATCTGCCGCCGGAGGAGATGCGCCGCGTGCGCGGCAAGCGCATCGGGATGATCTTCCAGGATCCCCTGACATCGCTGAACCCGCTGTACAAGGTCGGCGACCAGATCGTGGAGACGATCCGCACCCATCTCAGTCTGTCGGAGTCGGCCGCCCGCCGCCGCGCCATCGACCTGCTTGCCGAGGTCGGCATTCCCGCACCGGAAAAGCGTATCGACGGCTATCCCCACGAGTTTTCCGGCGGCATGCGCCAGCGCGTCGTGATTGCGCTCGCGATCTGCGCCGAGCCGGAGCTGATCATCGCCGACGAGCCGACCACCGCGCTCGACGTCTCCGTACAGGCGCAGATCATCTCGCTGATCAAGCGCCTCGGCCGCGACCACGGCACCGCCGTGATGCTGGTGACCCACGACATGGGCGTGATCGCGGAGACCTCGGACCGCGTGGCCGTGATGTATGCCGGCCGTGTCGCCGAGATCGGCCCGGTGCAGGACGTCGTGAAGAATCCGCTGCACCCTTACGCCAAGGGCCTGATGGGCGCGATCCCGACGCTTGCCGGCGAGGACAAGCGCCTGGTGCAGATCCCGGGCTCGATGCCGCGCCTGTCGGCAATCCCGCGCGGCTGCTCGTTCAATCCGCGCTGCGCCTTCGCCTTCGATCGCTGCCGGGTCGATCGGCCGGAGCCGCTGCCGCGCGGCGCGCAATCCGTCGCCTGCCACCTCTATGACGATGTGCCGGCGGAGAGCGTGGCATGA
- a CDS encoding ABC transporter substrate-binding protein translates to MSVGQSLFAATLAGTLALAISPAASQTLRYANQGDLKSLDPYTLNESTTHAHLGHVYQGLTARDKDLKIIPALAESWETPEPTRWRFHLRKGVKFHNGDPFTADDVVFSADRVRKKGSNMQTRLAPDVKVVKVDDYTVDFVLPSPNPILHNSWDVWYIMDKKWAEENNVVDPTPVAATTPSYASLHENGTGPFIIESHQPGVKTVFKANPNYWGKVEGNLKEIIFTPISSDATRVAALLSGEVDVIEPVPIQDISRVDSSPNAQVLKGPELRTIFIGFDQMRDELLYSNIKGKNPFKDARVREAFYKAIDIELIKTRVMRGLSTPSALMIAPELFALSKSFTRPKFDPDGAKKLLTEAGYPDGFEVTMDCPNDRYVNDAAICQAVVGMLARIGVKINLLAQPKAQYFAKVLKQGGYQTSFYLLGWTPSTMDSHNVLYDIMGCRDDAKSSRGEANLGGYCNKEFDAITDKVLVETDAEKRNQLIKEAYEIGMKDWSYIPLHQQALAWGVSKKVNLPQRADNLVMFHWATKKE, encoded by the coding sequence ATGTCAGTCGGTCAAAGTCTGTTTGCGGCGACGCTCGCCGGTACGCTTGCGTTGGCGATCTCGCCAGCAGCCAGCCAGACGCTACGTTATGCCAATCAGGGTGACCTGAAGTCGCTCGATCCCTATACCCTGAACGAGAGCACCACCCACGCCCATCTCGGCCACGTCTATCAGGGCCTCACCGCGCGCGACAAGGACCTCAAGATCATTCCGGCACTGGCGGAAAGCTGGGAAACTCCGGAGCCGACCCGCTGGCGCTTTCATCTGCGCAAGGGCGTGAAATTCCACAACGGCGATCCCTTCACCGCCGACGACGTGGTGTTCTCGGCCGATCGCGTCCGCAAGAAGGGGTCCAACATGCAGACCCGTCTTGCGCCCGACGTCAAGGTCGTCAAGGTCGACGACTACACCGTCGATTTCGTCCTGCCCTCGCCCAATCCCATCCTGCATAATTCGTGGGATGTCTGGTACATCATGGACAAGAAATGGGCCGAGGAGAACAACGTCGTCGACCCGACGCCGGTAGCGGCGACCACGCCGAGCTACGCCTCGCTCCATGAGAACGGCACCGGCCCCTTTATCATCGAAAGCCACCAGCCCGGCGTGAAGACCGTGTTCAAGGCCAATCCCAATTACTGGGGCAAGGTCGAAGGCAATTTGAAGGAGATCATCTTCACGCCGATCTCCTCCGACGCCACCCGCGTCGCGGCGCTGCTCTCGGGCGAGGTTGACGTCATCGAGCCGGTTCCGATCCAGGACATCTCCCGCGTCGATTCCAGCCCGAATGCCCAGGTGCTGAAGGGGCCGGAGCTGCGCACCATCTTCATCGGCTTCGATCAGATGCGCGATGAGCTGCTCTACTCCAACATCAAGGGCAAGAACCCGTTCAAGGACGCCCGCGTCCGCGAGGCCTTCTACAAGGCGATCGACATCGAGCTGATCAAGACGCGCGTGATGCGTGGCCTGTCGACGCCGTCGGCGCTGATGATCGCGCCGGAGCTGTTCGCACTGTCCAAGAGCTTCACGCGGCCGAAATTCGATCCCGACGGCGCCAAGAAGCTGCTGACCGAAGCCGGCTACCCCGACGGCTTCGAGGTCACCATGGACTGCCCGAACGACCGCTACGTCAACGACGCCGCGATCTGCCAGGCAGTGGTCGGCATGCTTGCCCGCATTGGCGTCAAGATCAATCTCCTGGCCCAGCCGAAGGCGCAGTACTTCGCCAAGGTGCTCAAGCAGGGCGGCTACCAGACCTCGTTCTACCTGCTGGGCTGGACCCCGAGCACGATGGACTCCCACAACGTGCTCTACGACATCATGGGCTGCCGCGACGATGCGAAATCCTCGCGCGGCGAGGCCAATCTCGGCGGCTATTGCAACAAGGAGTTCGACGCCATCACCGACAAGGTGCTGGTCGAAACCGACGCCGAGAAGCGCAACCAGCTGATCAAGGAGGCCTACGAGATCGGCATGAAGGACTGGTCCTACATCCCGCTGCACCAGCAGGCGCTGGCCTGGGGCGTCTCGAAGAAGGTCAACCTGCCGCAGCGCGCCGACAATCTCGTCATGTTCCACTGGGCAACCAAGAAGGAATAG
- a CDS encoding ABC transporter permease: MSDAVVSNSDKQSAQPVQAAHGWFSRTLDSDLFYSFRRSKLTMVAAAITVLFFLLAIFASVLAVQNPFDPAQLQLINSRISPLWTADGQTPFLLGTDEQGRDVFSAILYGMRISLAVGVAGVIFAGALGIALGLIAGYFGGAVDGVIMRIADVQLTFPAILIALLVNGIAKSILGNRLDATSMLAVLVISIGLSFWVGYARTVRSSVMVEKNKDYVAAAQLIGLPAPKIMLRHVLPNTMGPILVIATINLALAIITEATLSFLGVGLPDTMPSLGTLIRIGNNYLFAGEWWIVAFPGLALAALILSINLLGDWLRDALNPKLR; encoded by the coding sequence ATGTCCGACGCAGTCGTCTCCAATTCCGACAAGCAAAGCGCACAGCCGGTGCAGGCCGCGCATGGCTGGTTCAGCCGCACGCTCGACAGCGACCTGTTCTATTCGTTCCGCCGCTCCAAGCTCACCATGGTGGCCGCGGCCATCACGGTCCTGTTCTTTCTGCTTGCGATCTTTGCATCCGTGCTTGCGGTGCAGAACCCGTTCGATCCGGCGCAGCTCCAATTGATCAATTCGCGGATCTCACCGCTCTGGACCGCCGACGGCCAGACCCCGTTCCTGCTCGGCACCGACGAGCAGGGCCGCGACGTGTTCTCCGCGATCCTTTACGGCATGCGCATCTCGCTCGCCGTGGGCGTCGCCGGCGTGATCTTCGCCGGCGCGCTCGGCATCGCGCTCGGCCTGATCGCCGGCTATTTCGGCGGCGCAGTCGACGGCGTCATCATGCGGATCGCCGACGTGCAGCTCACCTTCCCCGCCATCCTGATCGCGCTCCTGGTCAACGGCATCGCGAAGTCGATCCTCGGCAACCGGCTGGACGCCACCAGCATGCTGGCGGTGCTGGTGATCTCGATCGGCCTGAGCTTCTGGGTGGGCTATGCCCGGACCGTGCGCAGCTCCGTGATGGTGGAGAAGAACAAGGACTACGTGGCCGCCGCGCAGCTGATCGGCCTGCCCGCCCCGAAGATCATGCTGCGGCACGTGCTGCCGAACACGATGGGCCCGATCCTGGTCATCGCCACCATCAACCTCGCGCTCGCCATCATCACCGAGGCGACGCTGTCCTTCCTCGGCGTCGGCCTGCCCGACACCATGCCCTCGCTCGGCACGCTGATCCGCATCGGCAACAACTATCTGTTCGCCGGCGAATGGTGGATCGTCGCCTTCCCGGGGCTCGCGCTCGCGGCGCTGATCCTGTCGATCAATCTGCTCGGCGACTGGCTGCGCGATGCGCTCAATCCGAAGCTTCGATGA
- a CDS encoding triacylglycerol lipase — protein sequence MSPGPDGALQEGRLRPPGLGLLLAEARGLFELNASLLLSPLLMRAPRGDGHPVLALPGFLASDLSMVPLRRYLSELGYEAHAWRMGRNLGGLGRMRDSLRMRLAEIHAATGRKVSLVGWSLGGVYARDLALWAPDKVRYVVTLGSPFANDVRATNATRLYETLSGERVDDFVEAREAIAGDLPVPATSIYSRADGVVNWRTCLLRPSERAENIEVLLASHIGLGVNPAVLWAVADRLAQPEGDFWPFDRAGPFAIAYAPPERAVSA from the coding sequence GTGTCGCCGGGGCCGGACGGGGCGCTGCAAGAAGGCCGGCTTCGTCCGCCGGGTCTCGGCCTGCTGCTCGCCGAGGCCCGTGGGCTGTTCGAGTTGAATGCGAGCCTCTTGCTGTCGCCGCTCCTGATGCGGGCGCCGCGGGGCGACGGCCATCCGGTGCTGGCGCTGCCGGGCTTTCTCGCCAGCGACCTCTCGATGGTGCCGCTGCGGCGCTATCTCAGCGAGCTCGGTTATGAGGCGCATGCCTGGCGGATGGGCCGCAATCTCGGCGGGCTCGGGCGCATGCGGGATTCGCTGCGCATGCGCCTGGCCGAAATCCATGCCGCCACGGGACGCAAGGTCAGCCTGGTCGGGTGGAGCCTCGGCGGCGTCTATGCCCGCGATCTCGCGCTTTGGGCACCGGACAAGGTCCGCTACGTCGTCACGCTCGGCAGCCCTTTTGCCAACGACGTACGGGCGACCAACGCGACGCGGCTCTACGAGACGCTGTCCGGCGAGCGGGTCGATGATTTTGTGGAAGCGCGCGAGGCTATCGCCGGCGATCTGCCGGTGCCGGCGACGTCGATCTATTCGCGCGCCGACGGTGTTGTGAACTGGCGGACCTGTCTGCTCCGCCCCTCCGAGCGTGCCGAGAACATCGAGGTGCTGCTGGCGAGCCATATCGGGCTCGGCGTAAACCCGGCGGTGCTGTGGGCCGTGGCGGACCGCCTGGCGCAACCGGAGGGAGACTTCTGGCCATTTGACCGGGCGGGACCCTTTGCCATTGCATATGCCCCGCCGGAGCGGGCAGTATCGGCCTGA